The proteins below come from a single Nitrospirota bacterium genomic window:
- a CDS encoding NUDIX domain-containing protein has translation MIAGIQKEPVDSLSASNAVAALIQLEDERYLMQHRDNVPHIWYPGYWGCFGGAVDEGEDPLEALKRELYEELSFSITKAIYFTRFDFDLRKIGKGTYYRIYYVVPMSQREQERIVLHEGQGVKAFSGEELLSEIRLAPYDAFALFLYHNRKNIL, from the coding sequence TGATTGCTGGAATTCAAAAGGAACCTGTAGACAGCTTGAGTGCTTCTAATGCTGTAGCGGCTTTAATCCAGCTCGAAGATGAACGCTACCTCATGCAGCACCGTGATAACGTGCCCCATATCTGGTATCCGGGGTATTGGGGCTGTTTCGGTGGAGCGGTAGATGAAGGAGAGGACCCTCTGGAGGCTTTAAAACGTGAGCTGTATGAGGAGCTAAGTTTTTCAATAACCAAAGCCATCTACTTCACGCGATTCGACTTCGATCTGCGCAAGATCGGCAAGGGGACTTACTATCGAATCTATTATGTAGTTCCAATGAGCCAAAGAGAACAGGAACGTATAGTTTTGCATGAAGGGCAAGGAGTTAAGGCGTTCTCTGGCGAAGAGTTGCTCAGCGAAATACGGCTCGCTCCTTACGACGCTTTTGCACTATTTCTTTATCACAATCGCAAAAACATCTTATAG